A stretch of Rhododendron vialii isolate Sample 1 chromosome 4a, ASM3025357v1 DNA encodes these proteins:
- the LOC131322784 gene encoding uncharacterized protein LOC131322784, with protein sequence MVRPFAIKGRKRKKREDNYDREDIEELTKEEAAGTEETLDEDKEAGTHELAGIPIQPFDRGTKTGAIFILEKASLEVAKVGKTYQVLNSDDHANFLRRNNKNPADYRPDIAHQAILAILDSPLNKAGRMRALYVKTEKGVLFEVKPHVRIPRTYKRFSGIMLQLLQKLNITAVGKREKLLRVIKNPVTQYLPLNSRKIGFSFSSQKLVDIRDYVASVNDDLNFVFVVGAMAHGKIENDYVDDFISISGYPLSAAGCIGRICCGLEQKWNIL encoded by the exons ATGGTACGGCCTTTTGCAATAAAAGGGCGCAAacgaaagaagagagaagataaCTATGATAGAGAAGACATTGAAGAGTTAACAAAAGAGGAGGCGGCTGGCACAGAGGAGACACTAGATGAGGATAAAGAAGCAGGTACACATGAACTTGCAGGCATTCCAATTCAACCATTTGATCGGGGGACCAAGACTGGCGCTATTTTCATTCTTGAGAAGGCTTCATTGGAAGTAGCAAAAGTTGGAAAG ACTTACCAGGTATTGAATTCGGATGATCATGCCAATTTTTTGCGAAGGAATAACAAGAATCCTGCTGATTACCGTCCAGATATTGCTCACCAG GCTATCCTAGCAATTTTAGATAGCCCCCTAAATAAAGCTGGAAGAATGCGAGCTTTGTATGTGAAAACAGAGAAGGGTGTTCTATTTGAAGTTAAACCACATGTTCGTATTCCAAGGACATATAAGCGATTTTCTGGTATCATGT TGCAGTTGCTACAAAAATTGAATATCACTGCCGTTGGTAAGCGTGAAAAACTGTTGCGTGTGATCAAGAACCCTGTAACACAGTATTTACCCCTCAACTCCCGCAAAATAG GCTTCTCATTTAGTTCGCAAAAATTGGTTGATATAAGAGACTACGTGGCTTCTGTTAACGATGACTTGAACTTTGTTTTTGTG GTCGGCGCTATGGCCCATGGGAAAATCGAGAATGATTATGTGGATGATTTTATCTCGA TTTCTGGTTATCCCTTGAGTGCGGCGGGCTGTATTGGAAgaatttgttgtggtttggagcAGAAGTGGAATATCTTGTAA